From the Acidobacteriota bacterium genome, one window contains:
- a CDS encoding molybdopterin-dependent oxidoreductase, which yields MSTEPTSAANAQGWQKTACIFCSLNCGLEVRTEGRAITEVRGDPDHPGSQGYVCEKARRITAYQSAADRITTPLRRRPDGSFEPVSWDTAIREVADRLASIRERHGGEKILFYGGGGQGNHLGGTYCESTLKALGVRYRSNALAQEKSGEFWVNGKMLGAGVHGDFEHAEVGLFLGKNPWHSHGFARARAVINAFKKDPNRTLIVVDPRRSETAARADIHLQLEPGTDAWCLAALVAILVQEDLVAHDWVAAHADGFDRVAPLFADIDVPAYAAICNVPEELLRRTARRIAAAQSVATFEDLGLQMNQHSTLASYLHRLVWMLTGHFGKQGSNNAFVPFLSLSAASKGNVAGKSAERRRRQRVSPVTGSKIVIGLIPCNVMAEEILADHPERFRAMIIQSGNPVHSIADSPRMREAMAALEFSVVLDVAMTETARCADYVLPAASQFEKAECTFFNIEFPRNTFHLRRALFDPAPGTLPEAEIHSRLVERLAGITDRHLRPLRIAARLGRPALAAALALLLRKRPDWFGFLPVLLYRALGPCLPAGTREAAALWPVCHAYLRAERSSAARAGYTGFALRAAERLFDDVLSGRGIVFSESEYDETWDRVRTPGGRFQLALPELFDSVTALADGAPAPDPDYPLVLSAGERRSSTTNTILRDPTVRPRGAELRISPADASSHGVETGDRVRLSTRRGSVIVDVDVTDTMRAGHVSLPNGFGLAFEPGGMAGVPTNELTSADHRDPFVGTPWHKHVPARIEACPAEAARSQAEA from the coding sequence ATGAGCACAGAACCGACTTCCGCGGCCAATGCCCAGGGCTGGCAAAAGACCGCCTGCATCTTCTGCTCCCTCAACTGCGGACTCGAGGTTCGGACGGAGGGCCGAGCGATCACCGAGGTGCGTGGAGACCCTGATCACCCGGGTTCCCAGGGATATGTGTGCGAAAAGGCGCGGCGGATCACTGCCTACCAGTCGGCCGCGGATCGGATCACCACCCCACTCCGGCGCCGGCCGGACGGGTCCTTCGAGCCGGTCAGCTGGGATACGGCGATCCGCGAGGTCGCCGACCGTCTGGCGAGCATCCGGGAACGGCACGGCGGTGAGAAGATCCTCTTCTACGGCGGCGGCGGCCAGGGGAACCACTTGGGAGGTACCTACTGCGAGTCTACCCTCAAGGCGCTCGGCGTCCGTTATCGCTCCAACGCCCTCGCTCAGGAGAAGTCCGGTGAGTTCTGGGTGAACGGCAAGATGCTCGGGGCCGGTGTGCACGGTGACTTCGAGCACGCCGAAGTGGGGCTCTTCCTCGGCAAGAACCCTTGGCACTCGCACGGATTCGCTCGCGCTCGTGCGGTGATCAACGCGTTCAAGAAGGATCCGAACCGCACTCTGATCGTCGTCGATCCGAGGCGCTCGGAGACGGCGGCCCGCGCAGATATCCATCTCCAACTCGAGCCCGGCACCGATGCCTGGTGTCTGGCAGCGCTCGTAGCCATCCTGGTTCAGGAGGATCTGGTCGCGCACGACTGGGTCGCGGCGCACGCCGACGGCTTCGATCGCGTCGCTCCCCTCTTTGCGGACATCGACGTCCCCGCCTACGCCGCGATCTGCAACGTCCCCGAAGAGCTCCTGCGACGGACGGCGCGGCGCATCGCGGCCGCCCAAAGCGTCGCCACCTTCGAAGACCTCGGGTTGCAGATGAACCAGCATTCCACCCTCGCGAGCTACCTCCACCGGCTGGTGTGGATGCTCACCGGACACTTCGGAAAGCAAGGGTCAAACAACGCGTTCGTTCCCTTCCTCTCACTCTCCGCGGCCAGCAAGGGGAACGTGGCCGGTAAGTCCGCGGAGCGCCGTCGACGCCAGCGCGTCAGTCCTGTCACCGGGTCGAAGATCGTGATCGGCCTGATCCCTTGTAACGTCATGGCCGAGGAAATCCTCGCGGACCACCCCGAGCGTTTCCGCGCCATGATCATCCAGAGCGGGAATCCGGTGCATTCCATCGCGGACAGTCCGCGGATGCGGGAGGCGATGGCCGCCCTGGAGTTTTCCGTGGTCCTCGACGTCGCGATGACCGAGACCGCACGCTGCGCGGACTACGTTCTGCCGGCGGCCAGCCAGTTCGAGAAAGCGGAGTGCACCTTCTTCAACATCGAGTTTCCCCGCAACACCTTCCACCTGCGCCGCGCCCTATTCGACCCCGCGCCGGGAACCCTTCCGGAAGCCGAGATCCACAGCCGCCTGGTCGAGAGACTGGCAGGCATCACCGATCGCCACCTTCGACCCCTGAGAATCGCGGCGAGGCTCGGCCGTCCGGCTCTCGCCGCTGCGCTGGCCCTGCTCCTGCGAAAGCGGCCGGACTGGTTTGGCTTCCTCCCGGTTCTCCTCTACCGCGCTCTCGGACCCTGTCTTCCCGCCGGCACCCGCGAGGCGGCCGCATTATGGCCGGTGTGCCACGCCTACCTGCGCGCGGAACGTTCCAGTGCGGCCCGGGCTGGCTACACGGGATTCGCGCTGCGGGCTGCCGAGCGACTCTTCGACGACGTTCTGTCCGGGAGAGGCATCGTCTTCTCCGAGTCCGAGTACGACGAGACCTGGGACCGAGTCCGGACTCCCGGAGGACGCTTCCAATTGGCCCTGCCGGAGCTCTTCGACTCCGTCACCGCGCTGGCCGACGGGGCGCCCGCCCCCGACCCGGACTATCCCTTGGTGCTGTCCGCCGGCGAGCGGAGGTCCTCGACGACCAACACTATTCTCCGCGATCCGACGGTACGGCCGCGAGGAGCCGAGTTGCGCATTTCCCCTGCCGACGCGTCGTCCCACGGAGTCGAGACCGGAGATCGCGTGCGATTGTCGACCCGACGCGGGTCGGTGATCGTGGACGTCGACGTGACTGACACGATGCGGGCCGGTCACGTCTCGTTGCCCAACGGTTTCGGCCTCGCCTTCGAGCCCGGCGGAATGGCCGGCGTGCCGACCAATGAGCTGACCAGTGCCGACCATCGGGATCCCTTCGTCGGAACTCCTTGGCACAAGCACGTTCCCGCACGCATCGAGGCCTGCCCCGCCGAGGCCGCTAGGTCGCAGGCAGAGGCCTGA
- a CDS encoding MarR family transcriptional regulator: protein MSRPRFFLLIHRAHHALRSRMERETRAAVSLTTLELTALWALSSRPGLGIQALADALHVDHAVVSRLAKQLVRKGVARRVVDPNDRRKAPLELTDAGVAKAERGRRLLDHANARIASGFTDDELATVARFLENLIAVGKETAPLESP from the coding sequence ATGTCCCGACCCCGCTTCTTCCTACTGATTCATCGCGCTCATCACGCCCTGAGAAGCCGCATGGAGCGCGAGACCCGTGCCGCCGTCAGCCTGACGACCCTCGAGCTCACCGCTCTGTGGGCGCTTTCCTCCCGACCGGGACTCGGCATCCAGGCCCTCGCGGACGCGCTCCACGTCGACCACGCGGTGGTCAGCCGACTCGCCAAACAACTCGTCCGCAAAGGCGTCGCCCGGCGGGTTGTCGACCCGAACGACCGTCGCAAGGCACCGCTCGAGCTGACGGACGCCGGCGTCGCGAAGGCCGAGCGCGGCCGGCGTCTGCTCGATCACGCCAACGCCCGCATCGCGAGCGGCTTTACCGACGATGAACTCGCCACCGTGGCCCGATTCCTCGAGAACCTGATCGCGGTCGGAAAAGAGACCGCCCCACTGGAGAGCCCATGA
- a CDS encoding Nramp family divalent metal transporter gives MKRLLSVLLWSAIAAAFIGPGTVATAAAAGAGHRYALLWALLFSTVTTFVLQEASARLTVVSGRDLASALRDWAGGRWMVLLMIGGVVIGCAAYEAGNILGGVSGVILALPGSRELWTLATGAVAALLLLAGSPRATARSLSLLVAVMGVAFLVAAIRLEPPLGELARGALLPRLPAGSGLLVLGLIGTTVVPYNLFLGSGLARGQSLGELRFGLAVAVGLGGLISMAVLVAGAAVEGHLSFAAVADVLQDRLGRGARSLFAWGLFAAGLSSAVTAPLAAAITARGAFGGEGWQERGGRFRAVWGGVLAVGLLFGLSGIRPVPVILVAQALNGVLLPLVAIFLLLAVNDRRLMGERGLNGPVSNLVLALVVAVACVLGVSLLLRAVTSATALPAPNEQVILIAAGGLLAVVGWPLYRAVRRRRQVT, from the coding sequence GTGAAGCGTTTGCTGTCGGTGCTGCTGTGGTCTGCCATCGCTGCCGCCTTCATCGGTCCGGGTACCGTGGCGACCGCCGCGGCGGCCGGTGCCGGCCATCGATACGCACTGCTCTGGGCGCTGCTGTTCTCGACCGTCACCACTTTCGTGCTGCAGGAGGCGAGCGCTCGCCTGACGGTGGTCTCCGGTCGCGACCTGGCCTCGGCGCTGCGCGACTGGGCTGGCGGTCGCTGGATGGTTCTGCTGATGATCGGCGGGGTGGTGATCGGCTGTGCCGCCTACGAGGCCGGCAACATCCTGGGCGGAGTCTCCGGCGTGATTCTCGCCCTGCCGGGCTCGCGTGAGCTGTGGACCTTGGCGACCGGCGCGGTGGCGGCGCTGCTGCTGCTCGCCGGCTCGCCGCGGGCGACGGCGCGCAGTCTCAGTCTGCTGGTGGCGGTGATGGGAGTCGCCTTCCTGGTGGCGGCGATCCGTCTCGAGCCGCCCCTCGGCGAGCTGGCGCGGGGGGCGCTGCTGCCCCGCCTGCCGGCTGGATCGGGGCTGCTGGTGCTCGGCCTCATCGGCACCACCGTGGTGCCCTACAACCTCTTTCTCGGTTCCGGTCTGGCGCGCGGTCAATCCCTCGGCGAGCTGCGCTTCGGCCTCGCCGTGGCAGTGGGTCTGGGAGGCCTGATCTCGATGGCGGTGTTGGTGGCCGGCGCCGCCGTCGAGGGGCACCTGTCTTTCGCCGCCGTGGCCGACGTCCTCCAAGACCGCCTCGGTCGCGGCGCCCGATCGCTCTTCGCCTGGGGGCTCTTCGCTGCCGGTCTGTCATCCGCCGTCACCGCACCGCTGGCGGCGGCGATCACCGCCCGCGGTGCCTTCGGTGGTGAGGGCTGGCAGGAGCGCGGTGGGCGCTTTCGCGCCGTCTGGGGTGGGGTGCTGGCGGTCGGGCTGCTCTTCGGTCTGTCGGGCATTCGGCCGGTGCCGGTCATCCTCGTCGCCCAGGCCCTCAACGGGGTTCTCCTGCCGCTGGTGGCGATCTTCCTGCTCCTCGCCGTCAACGATCGTCGCCTGATGGGCGAGCGAGGCCTCAACGGTCCCGTCAGCAATCTCGTCCTCGCCCTGGTGGTGGCGGTGGCCTGCGTGCTCGGGGTCAGCCTGCTGCTGCGCGCGGTGACCTCCGCGACGGCGCTACCGGCGCCCAATGAGCAGGTCATCCTGATTGCAGCGGGAGGGCTGCTGGCGGTCGTCGGTTGGCCCCTTTATCGGGCCGTTCGGCGGCGCCGCCAAGTGACCTGA
- a CDS encoding hydantoinase B/oxoprolinase family protein: MTSHPIELELFTHRFAAVAAEMGEMLQRTAVSTNVRERLDFSCAVLDGDGRLVVNAPHIPVHLGALGLCVRRLRQAVTFRPGDAVVTNHPGWGGSHLPDVTVVSPVFFEGQAIAYVANRAHHAEIGGKRPGSMPPDARVLIEEGVVLPPFRLVAEGEPRWDELRRRLLEAPFPSRSPEENVADLDAALAANQRGVEALLALLDQHGAEAVRRNMTALAQRASGLLRSVLRARPRHPSRGLQRLDDGSPIAVAVAQRGDRLEVDFAGTARVHPGNLNAPPGVVRSALLYVLRLLVDEPVPLNEGLMAAVDLRVPPGLLDPPFGEDPARDPAVVGGNVETSQRVVDTLLEAFGLAACSQGTMNNVLFGNDSFGYYETVGGGVGAGPGFAGADAVHSHMTNTRITDPEILEHRYPVRLERFEVRRGSGGAGRFAGGDGIVREMTFLESVELSVLTQHRVEAPFGVAGGEAGARGRQRVVRRDGEVEELASVDGRRLQPGDRLILETPGGGGWGEPS, encoded by the coding sequence ATGACGAGCCACCCCATCGAGCTCGAGCTGTTCACCCATCGCTTCGCCGCCGTGGCGGCCGAGATGGGGGAGATGCTGCAGCGCACCGCCGTCTCCACCAACGTGCGCGAGCGCCTCGACTTCTCCTGCGCCGTGCTCGACGGCGACGGCCGATTGGTAGTCAACGCGCCGCACATACCGGTCCATCTCGGGGCTCTCGGACTGTGCGTGCGCCGCCTGCGCCAGGCGGTGACCTTTCGGCCCGGCGATGCGGTGGTCACCAACCACCCGGGCTGGGGCGGCTCGCACCTGCCGGACGTGACGGTGGTGAGCCCGGTGTTCTTCGAAGGCCAGGCGATCGCCTACGTCGCCAATCGGGCGCACCATGCCGAGATCGGCGGCAAGCGGCCCGGCTCGATGCCGCCGGATGCTCGCGTTTTGATCGAGGAGGGTGTCGTGCTGCCTCCCTTTCGGCTGGTCGCCGAGGGAGAGCCGCGCTGGGACGAGTTGCGTCGCCGACTGCTCGAGGCGCCGTTCCCGTCGCGCTCGCCGGAAGAGAACGTCGCCGACCTCGATGCCGCCCTGGCCGCCAACCAGCGCGGTGTCGAAGCGCTGCTCGCCTTGCTCGATCAGCACGGTGCCGAGGCGGTGCGACGCAACATGACCGCCTTGGCGCAAAGAGCTTCCGGGTTGCTGCGCTCGGTGCTTCGAGCGCGGCCGCGCCACCCGTCCCGCGGCCTGCAGCGTCTCGACGACGGCAGCCCGATCGCCGTCGCCGTGGCCCAGCGGGGCGATCGGCTGGAGGTTGACTTCGCCGGCACCGCACGGGTTCATCCGGGCAATCTCAACGCTCCTCCCGGGGTCGTGCGGAGCGCTCTGCTCTATGTGCTGCGGCTGCTGGTGGACGAGCCCGTGCCGCTCAACGAGGGGCTGATGGCGGCGGTCGACCTGCGAGTCCCGCCGGGCCTGCTCGATCCGCCCTTCGGGGAGGATCCGGCGCGCGATCCGGCGGTGGTGGGCGGCAACGTCGAGACCAGCCAGCGGGTGGTCGATACGCTCCTCGAAGCCTTCGGATTGGCCGCCTGCAGTCAGGGCACGATGAACAACGTGCTGTTCGGCAACGACAGCTTCGGCTACTACGAAACGGTGGGTGGTGGGGTCGGTGCCGGGCCCGGCTTCGCTGGCGCGGACGCCGTTCACAGCCACATGACCAACACTCGGATCACCGACCCGGAGATCCTCGAGCATCGCTATCCGGTGCGTCTCGAACGCTTCGAGGTGCGCCGCGGTTCGGGCGGCGCGGGTCGCTTTGCGGGAGGAGACGGCATCGTGCGGGAGATGACTTTCTTGGAGTCGGTCGAGCTCTCGGTATTGACCCAGCACCGCGTCGAGGCGCCCTTCGGCGTCGCCGGTGGCGAGGCCGGCGCGCGCGGCCGCCAGCGGGTGGTGCGGCGCGATGGCGAGGTGGAAGAGCTGGCCTCCGTCGACGGGCGCCGCCTGCAACCGGGGGATCGGCTGATTCTCGAAACGCCGGGTGGCGGCGGTTGGGGGGAGCCCTCGTGA